One window of Chamaesiphon minutus PCC 6605 genomic DNA carries:
- the ileS gene encoding isoleucine--tRNA ligase, with product MTAPGSYKNTVNLPQTKFDMRANAVIREPELQKFWADEQIFERLSQSNPGEIFVLHDGPPYANGSLHMGHALNKTLKDIINRYQLLKGRKVRYVPGWDCHGLPIELKVIQDMKPAERLSLTPLELRQKAAAFALKTVEEQKIGFKRLGVWGEWDKPYLTLQPEYEAAQVGVFGKMVLEGYIYRGLKPVHWSPSSKTALAEAELEYPEGHVSRSIFAAFKVTQVADAAKAILEPFQEDLAVAIWTTTPWTIPANLAVAVNPDLNYAIVEVAAPEDNKYDGCKYAIVAADMVEGLAAKFNLHLTTKAEIKGADLEHTTYKHPLYDRHSPVIIGGDYITTESGTGLVHTAPGHGQEDYIVGQKYGLSILAPVDGDGNFTDEAGELLKGANVLGDGNELVIQALIEARSLIKEESYAHKYPYDWRTKKPTIFRATEQWFASVKGFKEAALKAISEVEWIPAQGENRITPMVAERSDWCISRQRNWGVPIPVFYDAETNEPLLTEASINHVQNIFREHGSDAWYSMSVEELLPESHRHNGRTYIKGTDTMDVWFDSGSSWAAVANQRDNLIYPVDMYLEGSDQHRGWFQSSLLTSVANNGIAPFKTVLTHGFVLDEKGEKMSKSLGNIIDPMVVMDGGKNQQKDPAYGADLVRLWVSSVDYATEVRIGPNILKQLSDASRKIRNTARFLLGNIHDFDPAKDAVPYAELAELDRYMLHRMSVVLAEITEAFDRYQFFKFFQLVQNFCIVDLSNFYLDIAKDRLYISAPTSFRRRSCQTVLAIILENLTRAIAPVLCHMAEDIWQYLPYQTPYKSVFESGWVKLDPQWLQPDLALNWDKIRDLRTDVNKVMEQARTDKAIGSSLEAKVLLQVSDPELKAKLRAFSAHSEPTEPTTPTPSPSQEGSMRGGVVVSATTSRTPTIDKLVNASPLPLIQEVLHSGGNVVTGSIATAIEAYSKGWRLIGNILLVLTGAFGLYIAIGLLDIVNRVPFVETTLQGVGMVMSGLFVVRNLLTKEKRKQTFDRAIAYKDYIIGAQYYTERTVSAIEDSGELIPNTPVHVPTKPAAPQNASNGIDELRYFFLASQVELIDDASRLEGLQHQTTVETGKIGVVNADGTKCDRCWNYSPTVGQNSEHPVICDRCVDALAGKF from the coding sequence AGATATCATCAACCGTTACCAACTGCTCAAAGGGCGCAAAGTCCGCTACGTGCCGGGATGGGATTGTCACGGACTACCGATCGAGCTTAAAGTCATCCAAGATATGAAGCCAGCGGAACGTCTGAGTTTGACACCGCTGGAACTACGGCAGAAAGCGGCAGCATTCGCGCTCAAAACGGTAGAAGAACAAAAGATCGGCTTCAAGCGGCTGGGTGTCTGGGGGGAATGGGATAAGCCCTATCTCACCCTGCAACCCGAATATGAAGCGGCACAAGTTGGCGTGTTCGGAAAAATGGTGCTCGAAGGCTATATCTATCGCGGCTTGAAACCCGTGCATTGGAGTCCCAGTTCCAAGACGGCTCTGGCAGAAGCAGAGCTAGAATATCCCGAAGGACACGTCTCGCGGAGTATCTTCGCTGCATTTAAGGTCACGCAGGTTGCCGATGCTGCTAAGGCAATTTTAGAACCATTTCAGGAAGATTTAGCAGTCGCAATCTGGACGACTACCCCTTGGACGATTCCGGCGAATTTAGCCGTGGCGGTAAATCCCGATCTCAACTACGCGATCGTCGAAGTTGCCGCACCAGAAGATAATAAATACGATGGCTGCAAATATGCGATCGTGGCTGCCGATATGGTCGAAGGATTAGCTGCTAAATTTAACCTGCATCTAACTACCAAAGCCGAAATCAAAGGTGCAGATTTAGAACATACTACTTACAAACATCCGCTCTACGATCGCCACAGTCCGGTGATTATCGGCGGCGACTATATCACGACAGAATCCGGGACTGGGTTGGTACATACCGCCCCAGGGCACGGTCAAGAAGATTATATCGTCGGTCAGAAGTACGGTTTGTCAATTCTGGCACCTGTCGATGGCGATGGTAATTTTACCGACGAAGCCGGAGAACTATTAAAAGGTGCGAATGTTTTAGGCGATGGTAATGAATTAGTCATTCAAGCCTTAATCGAAGCTCGATCGCTAATTAAAGAGGAATCATACGCACATAAATATCCCTACGATTGGCGTACCAAAAAGCCGACAATTTTCCGTGCTACCGAACAGTGGTTTGCATCGGTTAAAGGGTTTAAAGAAGCAGCACTAAAAGCGATTTCCGAAGTCGAATGGATTCCCGCTCAAGGTGAGAATCGGATCACGCCCATGGTCGCCGAACGATCGGATTGGTGCATCTCTCGTCAGCGCAATTGGGGCGTACCAATTCCCGTTTTTTATGATGCTGAAACCAACGAACCATTACTAACAGAAGCATCGATTAACCACGTCCAAAACATCTTCCGCGAACATGGTTCCGATGCGTGGTACTCCATGTCTGTTGAAGAACTATTACCCGAATCTCATCGTCATAATGGCCGTACCTATATCAAAGGTACCGACACCATGGATGTCTGGTTCGATTCTGGCTCCTCCTGGGCGGCGGTTGCCAACCAACGAGATAATTTAATCTATCCAGTCGATATGTATCTCGAAGGCTCCGATCAACATCGGGGTTGGTTCCAATCGAGTTTGCTCACTAGCGTCGCTAATAATGGCATCGCACCATTTAAAACCGTCCTCACCCATGGCTTCGTATTGGATGAGAAAGGCGAGAAAATGAGTAAATCATTGGGCAATATCATCGACCCAATGGTGGTGATGGATGGCGGCAAAAACCAGCAGAAAGATCCGGCTTATGGAGCCGATCTCGTCCGCTTGTGGGTATCATCGGTCGATTATGCGACTGAAGTCAGAATCGGCCCCAATATCCTCAAACAATTATCTGATGCTTCCCGCAAAATTCGGAATACAGCGCGATTCCTGCTCGGAAATATCCACGACTTCGATCCAGCAAAAGATGCCGTGCCTTATGCTGAATTAGCCGAACTCGATCGATATATGCTGCACCGGATGAGTGTGGTATTAGCCGAAATCACCGAAGCATTCGATCGATATCAATTCTTTAAATTCTTCCAACTAGTTCAGAATTTCTGCATCGTCGATCTGTCCAACTTCTATCTAGATATCGCCAAAGATCGCCTCTACATCAGCGCGCCGACATCCTTCCGGCGTCGCAGTTGTCAGACAGTCTTGGCAATTATCCTCGAAAATCTCACCCGCGCGATTGCCCCCGTCCTCTGTCACATGGCAGAAGATATCTGGCAGTATTTGCCCTACCAAACCCCTTATAAATCTGTATTTGAGTCTGGCTGGGTCAAACTCGATCCGCAATGGTTACAGCCGGATTTAGCCCTCAATTGGGACAAAATTCGCGACCTGCGGACAGATGTCAACAAGGTGATGGAACAGGCGCGCACCGATAAAGCGATCGGTTCTAGCCTAGAGGCAAAGGTATTATTGCAAGTGAGCGATCCGGAACTCAAAGCGAAGTTGAGAGCATTTTCGGCGCATTCGGAACCCACGGAACCCACGACACCCACCCCCAGCCCTTCCCAGGAGGGTAGTATGAGGGGGGGAGTGGTAGTTAGTGCGACTACTTCTCGGACACCGACGATCGATAAATTAGTTAATGCCTCGCCGCTGCCACTCATTCAAGAAGTATTGCACAGCGGGGGTAACGTCGTAACTGGTAGCATTGCCACAGCGATCGAAGCATATAGTAAAGGTTGGCGATTGATTGGCAATATTCTCCTGGTATTAACCGGAGCATTTGGATTGTATATCGCGATCGGATTGCTCGATATCGTTAATCGGGTTCCATTTGTAGAAACGACTCTCCAAGGCGTCGGGATGGTGATGAGCGGCTTATTCGTAGTGCGTAATTTGTTAACCAAAGAGAAACGCAAACAAACATTCGATCGCGCGATCGCCTACAAGGATTACATCATCGGCGCACAATATTACACCGAACGGACGGTATCGGCGATCGAAGACTCAGGCGAATTAATCCCAAATACACCCGTACATGTCCCGACGAAACCAGCCGCACCCCAAAATGCATCTAATGGCATTGACGAATTGCGATACTTTTTCCTCGCATCGCAAGTCGAGTTAATCGATGATGCTAGCCGACTAGAAGGTTTGCAACATCAAACAACTGTTGAAACTGGTAAAATTGGTGTAGTAAATGCTGATGGTACCAAGTGCGATCGCTGCTGGAACTATTCACCTACAGTCGGTCAAAATAGCGAACATCCAGTAATTTGCGATCGATGTGTGGATGCGTTAGCTGGTAAGTTCTAG